A window of Candidatus Bathyarchaeota archaeon genomic DNA:
GGTTCCTTGAACTGCTTTGGCTAGGCTTTCTATGAACGAGATTATCGCGTTTCCGTAGTTTTGGAGCCGTCGGTTACCTGACCTTAGGAAGCTCGCCGCGTATTTTGCTACCTCGTCTATGAGGATCACCGTGGGGGCGTCTTCGAGTAGCTTCTTTAAAGCCTCCGACCTGGGAGCTACGATAGCTTCGTCTTCGCTTCTTAGGTAGTCGTATCTTCCAAGCTGGTCTGCTAAGGCTCCCCAGATGGTTTGTATTTTCCGTATCTTGAGGTCTAGGGGTTTTAGGGGGCTTGGTACTAGCCTGTCGCTTTCGCAGTCTAGTACAGCCAACCTTATCTGGTCCTTCAGTTTGATCAGGCGTTCGGCTAGGTCTCTTTTCTTAGGTATGAGGGCCTCCGGGTTTTTGACCGCGTGGTATATGGTTATGAGCGTGTGGGTTTTTCCCCCTCCGTATAGGGAGAATAATGGGTATATGTTGCGTCCTCCCTTCCCCTCTAGTACGTCCGCTATGCTTGTGAGTATTCTAGTCATAGAGGATGAAAAGTAGGTTCTTCTGAAGAACTCTTCCGGCTCTACGTATATCCTGGCGCCCTCTTTGAAGTATACCTCGTATAACGCGGGTGCGAGGGCTTCGTCCAGGGACGGGTCGAACAGGTCTTCCCAGGGTTTCACATGGTCTTTTACTCCCGTCTTATTCACCTCCCGGGGGTTAGAACAAGGGTTTTACGGGTGCGGCTATCCTCTGGAGTAGCATGTATTCTGGGTCTACTTTCGGCAGTAATCGATATAACGTTTTAGCCAGTATAAGCGCCTCCTCGACCTGGGACGGGTATTCGGCTCTCAGGTTTTCAAGCCTTTCTTGGTAAACCCGCTGGGGATAGGCGGCCGAGTAGTACTCTATCACATGTAGGGCATCTACTGCGTTCCTTATCCTAGGCTCAGCCGGGTCTAGCTCTCTGTTTTTAAGAAAGCTTGATAGCTTAGTTAGATCCTTACTTGGAGGTTCTAGGAGGTAGAATCTACTATCTTTCTTCTCGACAAGATTTAGGGCTATAAGGGTTTCGTATTCCACCCTTGTCCCTATGGATAGCATGGTTAGGCTACTCCGGTCTATAACCCTCCGGCCTACCCTAGGCGACCTTGGGAACAGTATTTTCGCTAGTAGATAGAATATGGCTGTGTTGTCTCTTAGGGCTTCCTTGGCCGGTTCTCTTCCCGCGTAGGTTGTTAGAGCCTTGGCTAGGGCTGAGGCCGTAGCCGGGTATATATAGTTTCTCACCAGGTTTTCGACCGTGTATTTTTCCAACCCTATGAGCTTTTGATACCGGGTGTATGTGCTTAGGATGGCTGATAGGGTTCCTATGAAGAGGTTTATACCTCTGTATCCGCCTTCTAAGAGAGCTAAGGCTCTCTCGGCCCCTGCTTCTACGCTTTGCCTGTATAGCTCGTCTACATCCGCCTCGCCCTTTACTCCTTTACGCCAGACCACTATTATCGACGTGTCCAACGCCATCTTTCCCCTAGCTGTTACTCTCTGGAGAGATTCGGTTATGAGCGGAAAGGCGTTAGTTATACGTAGTTTCCCTGCCATCCATCCGGCTTCAAGCAGAGCCTCCCAAGCCTCGGGGTTTGTGTGAGCGTAATAGGTTACCAACACGCCATCGTCTCTAAGCTTATCCGACATCGTTATGAATGAGCGTCTGAGAAGCTCTAGGAAGTATCGTTTACCTTCCTCCATGGTGGCGTTCGGTCCTATGCGTGGAGGGTTTAATCCAACCTCCCGCCTAGCGTACTCCTCCCACTGAGTTCTTATCTCGACGTATTTAGTCCCAACCTTCCTGAAGAATGCTTCAGGGTGGAACCTGGGCTTAAGTCGATCATGTTCGACATTGCTTAAAGCCCGCTTAAGCCAGACATAGTAAAAGTCGCTAAGCTCTGTATATGGAACGTCATCATAATAGGGTGGGTCTGTGACTATTAAGTCAAACTTTTCATTAAAGCCAAGTCTGTTGAGCACAGTAGCATCATCAAATAAAACATCTACAATCATACCGGAAAACTTGCCCTCACTATATAAGGTAGTAAAAATCTCTTGAATCGCGGAAATAAGGTAGGTTAAACCGTTAATTAATGAATTTAGAGATTTGCTCCATGAACCTATAAAGTTACTTTCAGGATTAATGTCGCACCAATTCCAATTCATGGCTATTCCACGGGTGGATAACGTTTCACCTATCTTCCACCAAGTAGAATCCCATCTCGTAGTACAAGAATTATAGTTTACTAACTTACATAATGCTATCGCTAGATATGTCGTTACTGCTTCTGCGTAGTTGAACGCTTCCTCTTTACACCATGCTTGTTTAAGCTTCTCCTCTTCAACCCGTTTACCGGCTTCACGTATAAGCTTGACGAGCTTAACAAGCGTTAGAAGCTGACGCGGGTTAAATAGTTGATACCAGCTATCGATACCAAGAACCGGCGTTATTCGTCTAACCTCGTATTTAGGTACAGGTTCTCTAGGTATATCT
This region includes:
- a CDS encoding DUF1156 domain-containing protein, encoding MVGRCFLESSRFPVDVVNEASAKEKGGGGRPAFWEMVFWWTRKPLASARAVIAGALLPEDVDVRRFIREVLRVESGGKGLVGNVPHRLNPSIPREWVKYFEGKRLLDPFAGFGSIPLEGLRLGLDVTAVELLPSAYVFLKAVLEYPAKYGRDLIRDVERWGRWVTERLKEDPDIQELYDPDVAVYIGSWEVKCPHCGRWTPIVGNWWLARVREGSVSESGSAVYKRLAWMSPKVEGDSVKIEVVDVNRELKANRIGARVDTGKGVVVIGSKRFSVPKPNIQARRETVTCLLCGNSIRSIDPETGRHYTDTKGLPKPLRKRLVWFVKYALRRYHEGDESLAKPRLLVKVRIKERRLEFEPCIEEDNETLEDAEEKMKKLLEEGDPDIPREPVPKYEVRRITPVLGIDSWYQLFNPRQLLTLVKLVKLIREAGKRVEEEKLKQAWCKEEAFNYAEAVTTYLAIALCKLVNYNSCTTRWDSTWWKIGETLSTRGIAMNWNWCDINPESNFIGSWSKSLNSLINGLTYLISAIQEIFTTLYSEGKFSGMIVDVLFDDATVLNRLGFNEKFDLIVTDPPYYDDVPYTELSDFYYVWLKRALSNVEHDRLKPRFHPEAFFRKVGTKYVEIRTQWEEYARREVGLNPPRIGPNATMEEGKRYFLELLRRSFITMSDKLRDDGVLVTYYAHTNPEAWEALLEAGWMAGKLRITNAFPLITESLQRVTARGKMALDTSIIVVWRKGVKGEADVDELYRQSVEAGAERALALLEGGYRGINLFIGTLSAILSTYTRYQKLIGLEKYTVENLVRNYIYPATASALAKALTTYAGREPAKEALRDNTAIFYLLAKILFPRSPRVGRRVIDRSSLTMLSIGTRVEYETLIALNLVEKKDSRFYLLEPPSKDLTKLSSFLKNRELDPAEPRIRNAVDALHVIEYYSAAYPQRVYQERLENLRAEYPSQVEEALILAKTLYRLLPKVDPEYMLLQRIAAPVKPLF